One genomic window of Rubrobacter naiadicus includes the following:
- a CDS encoding helix-turn-helix domain-containing protein, whose product MNEKEATELVSAERLGARIRELRRVRDLTLVELAERSGVSRAMLSKVERGEKNPTLVVAARIAGGLGMSLSQLVGIEERRELVVVPKKWQMVMRDPESGFERRLLTPAFAGRGVEFIKNVIPEGESSGEFPPHRKGVVEHLAVERGRLRAVLGGEEYLLREGDAMYFEADLPHRFDNAGEGECSYYLIIDAGRA is encoded by the coding sequence ATGAACGAGAAGGAAGCAACGGAGCTGGTTTCGGCGGAGAGGCTGGGGGCTCGCATCCGGGAGTTGAGGAGGGTGCGGGATCTCACGCTGGTCGAGCTTGCGGAGCGCAGTGGGGTGAGCCGGGCGATGCTCTCGAAGGTGGAGCGGGGGGAGAAGAACCCGACGCTGGTGGTGGCGGCCAGGATCGCGGGGGGTTTGGGGATGTCGCTCTCGCAGCTCGTGGGCATCGAGGAGCGGCGCGAGCTGGTGGTCGTGCCGAAGAAGTGGCAGATGGTGATGCGTGACCCGGAGAGCGGGTTCGAGCGTCGCCTTCTCACCCCGGCTTTTGCCGGACGCGGGGTGGAGTTCATAAAGAACGTCATCCCGGAGGGAGAAAGCTCCGGGGAGTTCCCGCCGCACAGGAAAGGCGTGGTCGAGCACCTGGCGGTCGAGCGCGGGAGGCTGAGGGCCGTGCTCGGCGGCGAGGAGTATCTCCTGCGGGAGGGGGATGCGATGTACTTCGAGGCCGACCTGCCGCACCGCTTCGACAACGCCGGAGAAGGCGAGTGCAGCTACTACCTGATCATAGACGCCGGCAGGGCGTAG
- a CDS encoding glycine--tRNA ligase: MSQTVSMDKIVAFCKRRGFVYQSSEIYGGIRSSYDYGPLGVEMKRNIKDEWWRSMVYARDDVVGFDSAIIMHPKVWEASGHVETFNDMLVESRSSGRRYRADHLIEEATGMEVEGLSPEELTRIIQEDERIKDPVDGGRDFTPVRPFNLMFETYTGPVKSPENVAYLRPETAQGIFVNFKNILQTSRVKVPFGVAQQGKSFRNEITPGNFIFRTREFEQMEMEFFVKPGTDEEWHEYWIEERYEWYLRLGMNPENIRKREQSDEERAHYATRGVDIEYNFPFAGWSELEGIANRTDYDLKKHAAYSGTNFTYTDQATGESFIPYVIEPAAGPDRMMLAFIVDAYTEEEVAGEKRVVLKLHPRLAPTKAAVFPLTRKEPVATIARRLYEDLRGDYRVFYDESGSIGRRYRRQDEAGTPYCVTVDFDTIEDRKVTIRDRDTLQQERIPIEGVRERLKELISG; this comes from the coding sequence ATGTCGCAGACCGTCTCGATGGACAAGATCGTCGCCTTCTGCAAGCGGCGGGGGTTCGTGTACCAGAGCTCGGAGATCTACGGCGGCATCCGCTCCTCCTACGACTACGGCCCTCTCGGGGTCGAGATGAAGCGCAACATCAAGGACGAGTGGTGGCGCAGCATGGTCTACGCCCGCGACGACGTGGTGGGCTTCGACTCTGCGATCATCATGCACCCGAAGGTGTGGGAGGCCTCCGGGCACGTTGAGACCTTCAACGACATGCTCGTCGAGAGCCGGAGTTCGGGGAGGCGCTACCGGGCCGACCACCTCATCGAGGAGGCGACCGGGATGGAGGTCGAGGGGCTCTCCCCCGAGGAGCTCACGCGCATAATCCAGGAGGACGAGCGCATCAAGGACCCGGTGGACGGCGGGCGAGACTTCACGCCGGTCAGGCCGTTCAATTTGATGTTCGAGACCTACACCGGTCCGGTCAAGAGCCCGGAGAACGTGGCGTATCTCAGGCCGGAGACCGCGCAGGGCATCTTCGTGAACTTCAAGAACATCCTGCAGACCAGCAGGGTCAAGGTTCCCTTCGGGGTCGCCCAGCAGGGCAAGTCGTTCCGCAACGAGATCACGCCGGGCAACTTCATCTTCCGCACCCGGGAGTTCGAGCAGATGGAGATGGAGTTCTTCGTCAAGCCGGGCACCGACGAGGAGTGGCACGAGTACTGGATCGAGGAGCGCTACGAGTGGTATCTCAGGCTCGGGATGAACCCGGAGAACATCCGCAAGCGCGAGCAGAGCGACGAGGAGCGCGCCCACTACGCGACCCGCGGGGTGGACATAGAGTACAACTTCCCGTTCGCCGGGTGGTCGGAGCTCGAGGGCATCGCCAACCGCACCGACTACGACCTCAAGAAGCACGCCGCCTACTCCGGCACCAACTTCACCTACACCGACCAGGCGACGGGCGAGAGCTTCATCCCCTACGTCATCGAGCCCGCCGCTGGTCCGGACAGGATGATGCTCGCTTTCATCGTCGACGCCTACACCGAGGAGGAGGTCGCCGGGGAGAAGAGGGTGGTCCTCAAGCTACATCCGCGCCTCGCGCCGACCAAGGCCGCGGTCTTTCCCCTGACCAGAAAGGAGCCCGTCGCGACCATAGCCCGCAGGCTCTACGAGGATCTGCGCGGCGACTACCGGGTCTTCTACGACGAGTCCGGTTCGATCGGCCGGCGCTACCGCCGGCAGGACGAGGCGGGCACGCCTTACTGCGTCACGGTCGACTTCGACACGATAGAGGACCGCAAGGTGACGATCCGCGACCGCGACACCCTGCAGCAGGAGCGCATCCCGATAGAAGGGGTGCGCGAGCGGCTGAAAGAACTCATCTCCGGCTAG
- a CDS encoding R2-like ligand-binding oxidase, whose amino-acid sequence MEDRFKVHVEEVDEVEIQPAETALDEAAYRLWRKAMRTGTWDPAGVDLSEDKKQYEDLGESQRVYLEAFCGAFYNAEENVAVLFCPWIMASGSLWQEAFLGTQLVEEYKHTDFFKRYFDEVLGPEKRPRALANPVHDTLEERGKRLLVALNGPKEERTMRFVEAVTHYQGIIEGVQANTGYQIFLDVFARKGLLPGLSEGFRQIQRDEGRHVSFGLQVLRHYAHKDDRYARRIREMYEEYLPFIRRRYGQKIKVDGREYDTPEEERGLERLMALYERRMRDIFG is encoded by the coding sequence ATGGAAGACAGATTCAAAGTTCACGTCGAGGAGGTCGATGAGGTCGAGATACAGCCAGCCGAAACTGCGCTCGACGAAGCAGCTTACAGGCTGTGGCGCAAGGCGATGAGAACTGGTACCTGGGATCCTGCAGGCGTAGATCTCTCAGAGGATAAAAAGCAATATGAGGACCTCGGTGAGTCCCAGAGAGTCTATCTGGAAGCCTTTTGTGGTGCCTTCTACAACGCCGAAGAGAACGTGGCGGTGCTGTTCTGCCCCTGGATCATGGCTTCCGGAAGCCTCTGGCAGGAAGCCTTCTTAGGTACGCAGCTTGTGGAGGAGTATAAACACACAGACTTCTTTAAGCGCTACTTCGACGAGGTCCTGGGCCCAGAGAAGCGTCCGCGGGCGCTGGCAAATCCAGTGCACGATACCTTGGAGGAACGGGGAAAAAGGTTGCTCGTCGCACTCAATGGTCCCAAAGAAGAGCGTACAATGCGTTTTGTGGAGGCGGTGACCCACTACCAGGGTATTATCGAAGGAGTACAAGCCAACACAGGATATCAGATCTTCCTGGACGTCTTCGCCCGCAAAGGTCTTTTGCCCGGCCTTTCCGAGGGGTTTAGGCAGATTCAGCGGGATGAAGGGAGGCACGTAAGTTTCGGGTTGCAGGTGCTCAGGCACTATGCCCATAAAGACGACCGCTACGCCCGCCGCATCCGCGAGATGTATGAGGAGTACCTCCCCTTCATCCGGCGGCGGTACGGGCAGAAGATAAAGGTGGACGGCAGAGAGTACGACACTCCCGAAGAGGAGCGAGGTCTTGAGCGTCTCATGGCTCTCTACGAACGGCGTATGCGGGACATCTTCGGATGA
- a CDS encoding enoyl-CoA hydratase/isomerase family protein, producing MTLKAEDFGLELENMRFSFEEERGVARLVLDDPKKMNRVTMGMRDQISDLFRALERDGRARVVVIRGEGERAFTAGGDIAGFLKEHPGRLSLLHENVAAPERFPGMVIAAIDGYCFGVGLELSLACDFRVATERAVFGLPEVGLGMIPGSGGTQRVSRLVGMTRAKDMILRGRRVPAREALEWGLVTSVVEPERLDEAVEELADELLSRPRLALEHAKRVLNLGYDAPLEAALQMEGYAYGMLHSTEDFAEGVEAFVEKRKPEFRGR from the coding sequence TTGACGCTCAAGGCTGAAGATTTCGGGCTCGAACTCGAGAACATGCGTTTCTCCTTCGAGGAGGAGCGCGGCGTGGCGCGTCTGGTGCTCGACGACCCGAAAAAGATGAACCGCGTCACGATGGGGATGCGGGATCAGATCTCGGACCTCTTCCGCGCGCTGGAGAGGGACGGCCGGGCGCGGGTGGTCGTCATCCGCGGCGAGGGTGAGCGGGCGTTCACCGCGGGAGGGGATATCGCGGGCTTCCTGAAGGAGCACCCGGGCAGGCTCTCGCTGCTGCACGAGAACGTCGCCGCCCCCGAGCGGTTCCCGGGGATGGTCATAGCCGCCATCGACGGCTACTGCTTCGGGGTGGGGCTCGAGCTCTCGCTCGCCTGCGACTTCCGCGTCGCCACCGAGCGCGCCGTCTTCGGGTTGCCGGAGGTCGGGCTCGGGATGATCCCGGGCAGCGGCGGCACCCAGAGGGTCTCGCGCCTCGTCGGGATGACGCGGGCGAAGGACATGATCCTGCGGGGCCGCAGGGTGCCCGCCCGCGAGGCCCTGGAGTGGGGCCTCGTGACCTCGGTGGTCGAACCGGAGAGGCTCGACGAGGCGGTGGAGGAGCTCGCGGACGAGCTGCTCTCGCGGCCCCGCCTCGCCCTCGAGCACGCCAAGCGGGTGCTGAACTTGGGGTATGACGCTCCGCTCGAGGCCGCGCTGCAGATGGAGGGTTACGCCTACGGGATGCTCCACTCGACGGAGGATTTCGCCGAGGGGGTCGAGGCCTTCGTCGAGAAGCGTAAGCCCGAGTTCAGGGGGCGTTAG
- a CDS encoding (2Fe-2S)-binding protein, which produces MERRRTIRLTVNGTRYEREVEVRKTLADFLRYDLGLKGTHVGCEHGVCGACTVMLGDASVRSCILYAVQADGQEVLTVEGLSSPEGPLHPLQQAFHEHHGLQCGFCTPGFLMSALELLAEKQNPGEEEIREALSGNLCRCTGYEGIVEAVRAADRVWNRS; this is translated from the coding sequence ATGGAGCGGAGGAGGACCATCAGGCTTACGGTGAACGGCACCCGCTACGAGCGGGAGGTCGAGGTGAGAAAGACCCTCGCGGACTTTTTGCGCTACGATCTGGGGCTCAAGGGCACCCACGTCGGGTGCGAGCACGGGGTGTGCGGGGCGTGCACGGTGATGCTCGGGGATGCGAGCGTCCGCTCTTGCATCCTGTACGCGGTTCAGGCCGATGGGCAGGAGGTTCTCACCGTGGAGGGGCTCTCCTCGCCGGAGGGGCCGCTGCACCCGCTGCAGCAGGCCTTCCACGAGCACCACGGGTTGCAGTGCGGTTTCTGCACGCCGGGGTTCCTGATGAGCGCCCTGGAGCTTCTGGCGGAGAAGCAGAACCCGGGCGAAGAGGAGATCCGGGAGGCGCTCTCGGGCAACCTCTGCCGCTGTACCGGCTACGAGGGGATCGTAGAGGCGGTGCGCGCGGCGGACAGGGTGTGGAATAGATCTTGA
- a CDS encoding aldehyde dehydrogenase family protein, translating to MQRNLIGGEICGEPGRSAAVYNPATGGVVEEVTVGSAGEVDAAVAAAVRALSERGWAENASLRSSVLYEWAKEIEAHLEELTWLLSLENGKLLSESEAELSATVDTLRFAAGQARTLEGRSLTLAPDLYGQVVLQPVGVVAVIVPWNWPVLLTLRELAPALAAGNTAVVKPAMEAPLTVMRVLEFAMEIPGFPAGVVNCVAGEGGEVGELLVSHPNVRMVSFTGSVQTGKKIMRSASECLKKVVLELGGKSPSIVFEDADLNKALAILVRGAYGTAGQNCMAVARILVQDTIFEEVEKRFVDLTESIKVGPGLDPTSKMGPVISERQLERIHTLVEQGLSSGGKLLAGGSRIEGGSMSKGCFYAPTVIAEMPLSSPAVQEEIFGPVVSLERFADEEEACALANGTPYGLVASVWTSDHNRAERVARRLEVGTVWINTYLKTFPEAESGGMKQSGLGRSRGRFGIYEYMEPKHIVSDIAEG from the coding sequence ATGCAGCGCAACCTTATCGGTGGAGAAATCTGTGGGGAGCCTGGAAGATCTGCTGCTGTTTACAACCCGGCCACTGGGGGGGTAGTGGAGGAGGTAACCGTTGGCTCTGCTGGTGAGGTGGATGCAGCAGTTGCCGCTGCTGTGCGGGCGTTGTCGGAACGTGGGTGGGCCGAGAATGCTAGCCTGCGCAGCAGCGTTCTGTATGAGTGGGCGAAAGAGATCGAAGCACATTTGGAAGAGCTTACATGGCTGCTGAGCCTGGAGAATGGCAAGCTGCTCTCCGAGTCGGAGGCCGAGCTTAGCGCTACTGTAGATACGCTGCGGTTTGCCGCAGGACAAGCACGAACTCTAGAGGGACGCAGCCTGACCCTCGCTCCGGACCTCTACGGGCAGGTCGTGCTCCAGCCCGTTGGAGTTGTGGCTGTTATCGTACCCTGGAACTGGCCAGTCTTGCTTACGCTGCGGGAGCTTGCACCTGCCTTGGCCGCGGGCAACACTGCGGTCGTGAAACCTGCCATGGAGGCTCCGCTCACTGTCATGCGTGTTTTGGAGTTTGCTATGGAGATTCCAGGATTTCCTGCGGGCGTAGTCAACTGCGTTGCCGGCGAGGGTGGTGAGGTGGGGGAGCTTCTAGTTTCGCATCCTAATGTCCGGATGGTCAGCTTCACCGGAAGCGTGCAGACCGGGAAGAAGATAATGCGCTCCGCTTCAGAGTGCCTCAAGAAGGTGGTTTTAGAGTTGGGGGGAAAATCACCCAGCATTGTTTTCGAGGATGCAGACCTCAATAAGGCGCTCGCGATTTTAGTACGAGGTGCGTACGGAACCGCGGGCCAGAACTGCATGGCTGTGGCTAGGATCTTGGTGCAAGATACGATCTTCGAGGAGGTGGAGAAGAGGTTCGTCGACCTCACTGAGAGCATAAAGGTGGGACCTGGACTGGACCCTACTTCTAAGATGGGACCAGTTATCTCCGAGAGGCAACTTGAGCGAATCCATACCCTGGTTGAACAGGGTCTCTCTTCCGGTGGGAAACTGCTGGCTGGCGGGAGCCGAATCGAGGGTGGGAGCATGAGCAAAGGGTGCTTCTATGCTCCGACCGTGATAGCTGAGATGCCTTTAAGCTCCCCTGCGGTGCAGGAGGAGATCTTCGGTCCTGTAGTCTCCCTGGAGAGGTTTGCAGATGAGGAGGAGGCTTGTGCGCTGGCCAACGGAACTCCCTACGGGCTGGTCGCCAGCGTGTGGACCTCAGACCACAATCGTGCGGAGAGAGTGGCCAGAAGGCTTGAGGTAGGCACCGTATGGATCAACACCTATCTCAAGACCTTCCCGGAGGCCGAGTCTGGGGGGATGAAGCAGAGCGGGCTCGGGCGTAGCAGGGGAAGATTTGGGATCTACGAGTACATGGAGCCCAAGCACATCGTTTCGGATATCGCGGAGGGGTGA
- a CDS encoding FAD binding domain-containing protein: protein MKPAPFEYAAPESVEEVLELLGEHGEEAKVLAGGQSLGPLLNMRLATPGVLVDINRVEGLSYLRSGDDVLAVGALARQRSIERSISIPRRWPLLHQAAPYIGHVAIRNRGTICGSLAHADPAAELPAVAVALGARLRIRGARGEREVEAGDFFVNYMTTDLAPDELLVEARFPPLPPRTGTSWKEVARRHGDFALVGVAAVVTLARDGRCERVRLVYTGVAPTPFEAGDAEEMLSGESPTQELFGEAAERAARDCEPGSDVHASAAYRRHLVRVLTKRALGEAVRRAREEG from the coding sequence ATGAAGCCCGCACCGTTCGAGTACGCAGCCCCGGAGAGCGTCGAGGAGGTGCTGGAGCTCCTCGGTGAGCACGGCGAGGAGGCCAAGGTCCTCGCCGGGGGGCAGAGCCTGGGGCCGCTTCTGAACATGCGCCTGGCCACCCCCGGGGTGCTCGTGGACATAAACCGGGTGGAGGGGCTCTCCTACCTGCGCAGCGGCGACGACGTGCTCGCGGTCGGAGCGCTCGCCCGCCAGCGGTCGATAGAACGCTCCATCTCCATCCCCCGAAGATGGCCGTTGCTCCATCAGGCCGCACCGTACATCGGGCACGTCGCCATCCGCAACCGGGGCACGATCTGCGGCAGCCTCGCCCACGCCGATCCCGCCGCCGAGCTCCCGGCCGTCGCCGTCGCACTCGGTGCCCGGCTGCGCATCCGCGGCGCGCGAGGCGAGCGTGAGGTTGAGGCCGGAGACTTCTTCGTGAACTACATGACCACGGACCTCGCCCCCGACGAGCTTCTGGTGGAGGCGAGATTCCCACCTCTCCCGCCGCGCACCGGCACCTCCTGGAAGGAGGTCGCCCGCCGCCACGGTGACTTCGCGCTCGTCGGGGTGGCGGCGGTCGTGACGCTCGCGCGGGACGGGAGGTGCGAGCGGGTGCGACTGGTCTACACCGGCGTGGCCCCCACACCGTTCGAGGCGGGGGATGCGGAGGAGATGCTCTCCGGGGAGAGCCCGACCCAGGAGCTCTTCGGGGAGGCCGCCGAGCGGGCCGCGCGGGATTGTGAGCCCGGCTCGGACGTACATGCCTCCGCGGCCTACCGGAGGCACCTGGTCCGCGTCCTCACGAAGAGGGCGCTCGGAGAAGCGGTTCGGCGCGCGCGGGAGGAGGGATGA
- a CDS encoding SRPBCC family protein has translation MKIENEFAVKAPLGRVWETMLDLERIAPCLPGASIEESADGEYLGTMAVRLGSISVRYRGTVRLEEADEENRRARLRASGRETRGQGTASATITATMRGEGDTTRVRVETDLDVSGRVAQFGRGIMQDVASEIMSRFASCLEREILGEGAREPAAPASERGDSGSSPGEEGLDLAGVGGRAVLRRALPLLTGAGGLVLGAALAGVLARRRRSHLLRLEVGKPRRR, from the coding sequence TTGAAGATAGAGAACGAATTTGCTGTGAAGGCCCCACTCGGGAGGGTGTGGGAGACGATGCTCGATCTGGAGCGCATCGCGCCCTGCCTGCCCGGGGCCTCGATAGAGGAGTCCGCCGACGGCGAGTACCTCGGGACGATGGCGGTGAGGCTCGGTTCGATCTCGGTCCGCTACCGCGGGACGGTTCGTCTCGAGGAGGCCGACGAAGAGAACCGCCGGGCCCGACTCCGGGCGAGCGGCAGAGAGACCAGGGGGCAGGGGACCGCCTCCGCGACGATAACCGCGACGATGCGCGGAGAGGGGGATACAACCAGGGTCCGAGTGGAGACCGACCTGGATGTCTCCGGCCGTGTGGCGCAGTTCGGGCGCGGGATCATGCAGGATGTGGCCTCGGAGATCATGTCCCGCTTCGCCTCCTGTCTGGAGCGGGAGATCCTGGGTGAGGGAGCCCGGGAGCCGGCCGCTCCCGCGTCGGAGCGAGGGGATTCCGGTTCGTCTCCGGGGGAGGAGGGCCTGGATCTTGCCGGGGTGGGAGGGAGGGCCGTCCTGCGGCGGGCCCTCCCTCTGCTGACGGGGGCGGGAGGGCTCGTGCTCGGGGCGGCCCTCGCCGGAGTCCTCGCGCGCAGGCGGCGCAGCCACCTTCTCAGGCTCGAAGTCGGGAAGCCCCGCCGCCGGTGA
- a CDS encoding UbiD family decarboxylase — protein MKADTLRTWLNYLRTTDRLAVIDRRVSLEYELAAVAKHFDGKKAALFTNVEDYEIPVVAGAASTRQMFAEACETTDYGLVQKFAEAAENPRPCLPVDRSAAPVKENVILKDIDLMETLPIPVHHEEDAGNYITAGLFIVRDPETRKQNVSIHRLQVAGKDKFTALILARHTHHLHRQAEERGEPLECAIVVGADPVTMLASQASTPFGVDEMEIASALREKPLPVVRCETVDIDVPAHAEIVIEARILPHVREPEGPFGEFPKYYGPRSDKEVVQVSAITHRNNPIFHTIIPAGYEHLLLGSIPREASLIDMVRQTVPTVRAVHMTPGGTCRYHAVISIKKTAEGQGKNAIFAAFANTFDIKHVFVVDEDVNIFDPEEVEWALATRFQAERDLIVVHGAEGSKLDPSADKGVSSKMGFDCTIPLDSEPFKYRRIKIPGYEEIELEDYLSSNQTAFDFGE, from the coding sequence ATGAAAGCGGATACTCTGAGAACTTGGCTGAATTACCTTCGAACGACCGACCGGCTGGCGGTGATAGACCGCAGAGTCAGCCTGGAGTACGAGCTGGCGGCCGTAGCAAAGCACTTCGACGGGAAAAAGGCTGCCCTTTTCACTAACGTCGAGGATTACGAGATACCTGTTGTTGCCGGCGCCGCCTCTACCCGTCAGATGTTCGCCGAGGCATGCGAGACTACTGACTACGGCTTGGTACAGAAGTTTGCAGAGGCGGCAGAGAACCCGCGTCCCTGCTTGCCAGTGGATAGATCTGCAGCTCCCGTTAAGGAAAACGTCATCCTGAAGGATATAGACCTCATGGAGACGCTACCAATTCCAGTGCACCACGAGGAGGATGCAGGAAATTATATTACTGCGGGTTTATTTATCGTGCGTGACCCCGAGACGCGAAAGCAGAACGTCTCTATCCACCGTCTGCAGGTAGCGGGCAAGGATAAGTTTACGGCTTTGATCCTTGCCCGCCACACGCATCATCTTCACCGCCAGGCGGAAGAGCGTGGGGAGCCTCTTGAGTGCGCGATCGTGGTGGGGGCCGATCCGGTGACCATGTTAGCCTCCCAGGCGAGCACGCCTTTTGGCGTGGATGAGATGGAGATCGCAAGCGCCCTGCGTGAGAAGCCTCTGCCAGTAGTACGATGCGAAACGGTGGACATCGATGTACCCGCCCACGCGGAGATCGTCATCGAGGCCAGGATCCTCCCACATGTGCGTGAACCCGAGGGGCCTTTTGGGGAGTTCCCCAAGTACTACGGGCCTCGCAGCGACAAGGAGGTTGTGCAGGTTAGCGCGATCACGCACCGCAATAACCCGATATTTCACACGATCATCCCTGCCGGATACGAGCATCTCCTGCTCGGCAGTATACCGCGGGAGGCGAGCCTGATCGATATGGTACGCCAGACTGTGCCGACCGTTAGAGCGGTGCACATGACCCCGGGCGGCACCTGCCGCTACCACGCGGTTATCTCCATCAAGAAGACTGCAGAAGGGCAGGGTAAAAACGCTATCTTTGCAGCGTTTGCCAATACCTTCGACATTAAACACGTCTTCGTTGTAGACGAGGACGTAAATATCTTCGATCCAGAGGAGGTAGAGTGGGCGCTGGCCACACGCTTCCAGGCAGAACGTGATCTCATCGTGGTACACGGCGCGGAGGGTTCGAAACTGGACCCATCGGCAGACAAAGGGGTAAGCTCCAAGATGGGCTTCGACTGTACCATTCCCTTGGATAGCGAACCGTTCAAGTACCGGCGCATCAAAATCCCAGGTTACGAGGAGATTGAGCTCGAAGATTACCTCAGTTCAAACCAGACCGCGTTCGACTTCGGGGAATGA
- a CDS encoding UbiX family flavin prenyltransferase has product MAVSSAFVGITGASGAPYAVRLIEVLTASNIYTEICASEMGEKVLAYEMRGMSTRKLAERYGAKRYAPDDLFAPPASGTSTPDATVIAPASVSTLAKVATGAGSNLIHRVADVTLKERKRLILLEREMPYSLVHLRNMTSVTEAGAVVISAAPGFYNHPESLENIVDFVVGKVLDVMGVEHELTERWGHKRRKEMRS; this is encoded by the coding sequence GTGGCGGTAAGCTCGGCGTTTGTGGGGATTACGGGGGCGAGCGGGGCTCCCTACGCGGTGCGTCTGATCGAAGTCCTCACAGCCAGTAACATCTACACAGAGATATGCGCTTCTGAGATGGGCGAGAAGGTCCTCGCCTACGAAATGAGAGGTATGAGTACAAGGAAGCTGGCTGAGAGGTACGGCGCTAAGCGCTACGCTCCAGACGATCTCTTCGCGCCTCCTGCGAGCGGTACGAGCACCCCGGATGCAACTGTCATCGCTCCGGCGAGCGTATCCACTCTGGCTAAGGTCGCCACCGGCGCTGGGAGCAATCTTATTCACAGGGTGGCGGACGTGACATTAAAAGAACGCAAGCGTCTCATACTGCTGGAGCGAGAGATGCCTTACAGCCTGGTGCACCTCAGGAACATGACCTCGGTCACGGAGGCCGGCGCAGTAGTGATTTCAGCTGCTCCGGGTTTCTACAACCATCCGGAGAGCCTGGAAAACATTGTAGATTTTGTCGTCGGTAAAGTGCTGGATGTTATGGGGGTCGAGCACGAGCTGACAGAGAGGTGGGGCCACAAACGGCGCAAAGAAATGAGGAGCTAG